The Salvia miltiorrhiza cultivar Shanhuang (shh) chromosome 2, IMPLAD_Smil_shh, whole genome shotgun sequence DNA window TTTATACTTCATTCGTtcgcgatatcgttttcacatttATTAttcgtccgcgatatcgtttccacttccatttataaaAGTAGGATCCACAAACTTTCACTTACAATAATAGtgagacccaaactccactcactacaatatTCACTACTATacactacttttttttaaattcgtgtagtccacaatgtgaaaacgatatcgcggacggtaAGAGTACATAATTTTTACAATAGCCTCAATATGTGAtcatttctccactatcaatacttcaaataactttttattaaaactcataacGTGATcaactatgcatatttatggGAAGCAGATGCAGTGTATCTTTATATACTGCCTCTATCCCTGAAAAATGTATCATTTGAATAACAATATcctatattttaagaaatatttggTAAATAATGTACTATTAAGTAAAAAAGAAGCCTACTACTTTTTAGGCATGGTGTTTTTAAAAATCAGAATGTAATAACTTATGTATTGTTATGTCCCAAAATAAACGTGATATATTTTTAAAGGATAAATGAATATGAAAAAGTGATATATTTTTCAGGGATAGAGAGGTATTAAATAATGTACATTTTTGCtatctatatattaaataatatgcGAAGGGATAAGTATGCATTTAGATGTTGATGAATTTACTTGGATGTTTGAAATGAAGGTTTTTATTGTTAGAgagtactatttttattttttttatttttttaggaaaGAAAAAGTGTGAAATTTGAATTCTAAATATCGTTATTTATAGACAGGAGCTCGCACCGCTTCAATATCCTCTTGGATACGAATtgtgaattataattaaacttatcttTCATAATGAATTGTACATGCTCGaacttgaattattttttatattttaggtctaaaataatttatttaaaaattaatatagattacattataattaattagatgaTGGATCAAATGAGAACCATTTCTTATTGCGAGAACTAATTGTAGTGCAATAACTTAGAGGTTCACTATATTAAATTACACCATTTGTGCAACAAATTAATTTCACATTGTATATTGCGAATTCGTGATATTTACTAAGTGTATgggcgatttttttttattattattacgaAAGCACATTAATATCATGGTGGAAATCTTTTTAAATACCTCATATTAAAAAGTAGAAACTTTTACACTCATTAATAAGAATATAAATTTGTTATACCAAAATATGTTAAATTACTATATTACCCttactatatattaataaattaaaagaaataaaaagtataAGTTACGGTTTGCACACGATGGCAAGACACGATCGTGTAGCTACCATGTACAGCCATCGTGTGCATAAGACACGGTCGTGTAGACACCGTATACAGCCATCGTGTGCAGACCGTAACTTATACTCTTTTATTTAGGGGTGTTTTAATCTTTTATTGATTTTGATATGAAAAACTTATACTCTTATGGATGGGTGTAAAAAACTTTTATGTTTTATGCTTTGGTATTAACAGATATATTCTCTATAATATTATTGTAGTGCAATAACTTATAAACTCTGTGTAGAGTTTTCACAATAAGAATGTTCTTACTTGAACCATAGTATTAAATTTCAAGCACAAacgtaaatataaatatataccaCACGTAATAgtcatataataataatatttcaatATTTAGAAAGtacaaatatgaaatatttCATTATACTGTGAAATGTAGAGTTGATTATCATATATGAACACAAGattattctatatttttttctataatAGAGTGTACagttggagatgctctaaatTCTTGAAACAAATTTTTTTGATAACCTACGACCACTACCTTGAATGCACATTGAATAACACTCTACAATATAATGGATGTTGGAGATGTTCTAAAATCCTaaataaatattcatatattttttgaaacagaatttatatatttctttcaTGTGAATCTGTGACTTCTATTTTTGGGGCACATTGGATAAACTCGCGTTTCTATACAATAACATACAAAATCACAGTTAGAGATCGAACAATACCCAACAAACAACTCTTAGAAAGTCAGGTGTGTGACACTGACAAGCTCATAAGTTCATAACTATAGACATGTTGATGGATTTATATTTGAGATCTTTTAACTTTAAATTTATCCACTCCACTTCTCTAGACCATCCCCAACAGGGTGCAAGCGCCCGGCTCGAGCCGCCCTGCATCGAACCCCCCCGCATTGGCGTCCCACTTGGCCTCGATCGCCAATTCCAATTTTCGCACACGGCTTTAAGGCACGCgcctttaattaaaaaaaattgaaattaactttaaaattttgataagttatattttttttttccagactGTTGGCAGCAGTCTTCTTcatcgttttttttttcatttatttatctataaatacccccacCTTCCTACAACACTTTTTACATCAAAATCTATGCACCATTCTTTCGTCTTCTTCCATCTTATTCACATTATTCTTCCCAAATTTTTCATCTAAAAGTGGATAGCGAGTTCAacgattttatgaaaaatcaAACTCAGTCTTCGGACATTTTCACTTCTTCCCCGATGGGGTTCTCGCCCTTCTCTCAAAGCTCGAATGTATACGCCACAAGTCTTGAAGCTATCAACTTGAAGGAAACTCATTTCGTTCAAAACGATGATGTTGCGGTGAATCTATCACTCTCCAAAACGACGAGGTCACGCACGGGCTACACTCAGGCAGAGATTGAGCTCATATGCACATTGTGGGATGAGGCTACCCAAAACGCCATCAAAGGTGTCGATCAAAAGACACTCACAtatttggggggagggggggagatCACCTGAAAGTTCAACAATGTTTGACCTTTCGGCACTCCTGCTCGCCACAACAAGTATATAAAGTCGCACTTTGAACGCGTCCAAAAAGATGTCAAACTATAAGAGTTGATCTACGAGAAGTGTCGCATCACTTGGGGGAGCTGAATGAGTGATGAGCAAATCACTAAGCAAGCGCATGAGAGCTATTCTGCTAACTATGGGGCTCCATTGAAGTATTTGAAAGTTTGACGAGTTCTATGCGAATTTCAACGTTTCGTGTCAACCGACGAGGATGTCATCTCGTTGAAGCGCTCGGATGGGACATACACAACAAAATCCTCTGAGCCGAGCATGACTACGAGATCCCAAGGCCAGAAAGTGACAAAACGCGACAAAGAGAAAGACAAGAATGTGTAGTCCTCGATGGGTGGGGAGAAGGTGAAATATTACGACGCAATGGACCGCATCGCAAAAGGAATTGAGCTCTTCAACACTCAACGGGAAGCTCTTGATTTTGAAATTCTCAATGCGGACACTTCGAAGATAGATCAACGATAATTGACAGTGCACAGTTCACTGCTAGAAGAAGTTAAGAAGTGCGGAAGATTAATgtagtttttaattattgtaatgttttttaattattataattttgtttcaattattgtatttaattttaactaatgtaatgtgacaattttaattttaatgaaatactattaaattttaaaattaaggaGGCAAGACCAACCCCTTAAACATTAAAGGAGAGATTGGAGATGCTCTCGTACCATAAATTATTCTAGAAAAAAGATGGCGTAAGATGAGAATATGGGATGGTGTGGTCCAGTAAAAGACTACACAATTTCCCATGCAATAGCACAAAAGAGTTCGACAAACTTTCagaaaataggaaaaataaCTGCAAACAAAGTTCATCCGATCCGAATCTATGAGACACACACACGATCCCTGAGTCGTGGCTTTATGATTGTTTGCAAAGGATGAAGCTTATGAGTAGTTAGCCCCAAAGTGTCTACATTTGCTTCTTCTCCATCACCGAGTCGCCACTCCAACTCTTGCACCAATCTACCAATTGCTATACAAGAGATTGTCATGGCTTGAAGAGCTCCAGCACATACTCTCTTCCCCCCGCCGAATGCCATCGTCTTGTGCAGCTCCGTCGTATCATCCTTACCGGAGACAAACCTTTCTGGCCTCCACTCTTCAGGGCTATCCCACACATTCTTGTCCATGTTACATCCATATATGTTTATAGCTATCTGCAAAGGAGATTCTTTGTCGTAATTTGTACGTGACATCAAAGTTTCTACAACGAAGTGCAACTCAATTGGTAAGAcacttcaaaaaataaaaaaacatggaACCTCGCTGCCTTCGGGAATGGTATACCCTCCTAACTGCGTTTCTTCGTGCACGTACCGCAGCGGGACTACCGGGACGGGGCTGTGCTTTCGCAGTGTTTCGTGGAAAACTGCGGCCAAGTATGGTAGCCGGCATAGCTTTTCCtccttgagttggtcgaatcCGCAGGCATTTTGGATTTCCGACAACAGATAGTTCTATTTCATTGGAaggaaataataatatatagttAATACCGGCACACAAATTAGTAAATCATATTAGAGAGGGAGAAAGCAAGATGTCACCTGTCTATTTTGAtctttagaaagctcatacatGGCCCATTCCGTGGTCACTAACGTCGTGTCCGATGCTTCGATGATGGCTTCCCATAGAAGCATCAGTATTTGCTGCTCCGATAATGTGTCTGCAGCTTCGGATAACAGATGATCTAGATAACAGTTGATTGCCTGCCGTTTCGTTTATTGTTAACAGCAGTTTCAAAACAAACTTCAACTACGCATGTAGAAAAGAGAAATATATGTACCTTGCCAGAAGCAATACGTTTTTTCTGCTGCTCGATGAGGGCCTTCATGACTGCCTCCCTGCGGAAATGCATCTGCTGAATCTTGTTTTCGAAGTGTTGGTTAGGAATCCACTTGAGATAGGAGAAGAAATCTCTCCAGTCCACATCAATGGCACCTTCCATAGGGTCAACTACTAGTATCTTGAACATCTCTTGTCTTGACAAGGTGGTGCCTAGGTCCTCCACATAAATGGATTCAACGACTTCTCCAATAGCCTACGCATAATTAAAGAGAGAGATTTGTTATGTTTAAAGTCTTGGTAAGAACATGAAGCTAAAGGAGGGGGAAAAACAGGCATTTAAAGTAGGCAGACGCACTTGTTTCATTGATAATCCGAAGAGCTCAGACTGAAATATTTTCCTGAAGTTTACTGCTTCGGAAGGATACATTTTGGCATGAGCAAGAAACTGATCACATATGTTATTTATCATTAAATCCCTGTGGACACGGTGGCGTTTCTGCAGTAAGCAGAGCATGATCAATGTTAGTCTCCTCTGCTGTATATACACAAATGTAGCAACGAACAAGCCTCTAGGAAGCACAAACCTGAGCAGTAGGTCCAAGAGTACTTGTAAGCAAATGGCGTTTGGCTGCCTTGTAAAATTCATTGTAATCACTCATGGCAACAATACTTTTATCAGAAGTGAGGATCGTCAAAGCTTTTGACAGCTTTCTAGTTGAGATAGATGAGTATTTCGTGACCATAGCCTAAAGAAAGACAAATCATGTATAGCTTAGTATGTATTCTGCAATCTACAAACACTGTGTTGAAAATCTTGAAGATAGCATCTATCATTCGCTAATATTTGTTCTCATGAAcaaatttggggcactaaagTACTTAAGAAACATGCAAATCTGAGAGACAAGCAGAAAGAAATTGACCTCTTTGGCAACATCATTAGTGTTGAGCACAATCATGGTACTGGCGCCTGTCTTTATAGAATATATTGGACCATATTTCTCAGACCATTTGGTGAAAGTCTTGTGGGGCTTCTTCTCTTTTAGTTGCAACAAATTTCCAATTACTGGTAAGCCTGGTACCTCTGCATCAAAACCCACATTCTTTATATTAACATTCCCTTATCACAAACGAAATAATTTGACATCAACACCACATGGCTAAACAGAATTTATCGTCGTTTTTCTGTACATCGAATATGTTTGATATAAGCTGGAATATTTTACATCGAAGAGATGTGCCAAAATTTGTCAAAGAATGATTCTTATAATGATCACTACTTTGGCAAAAAATACATGAGGGAGTTTTGAATCActgattaattatatatacaatCTCAGTCCTCTGtagtctttaaaaaaaaaaaaaatctttattaGAATCTGCACTGCAGCATCTTGCTTATTCAGATCAGGCGTAAAATATGAGAGTCggatcaaaaataaattagacTGTTTAACTTGAGACAGCTTTACTAAAAACCATTAATGTAACAGAGAGCCTATATTTTCGTTTAACAATCAGCAACTTGAGCTATACATATAAATTGCTATTTCAGTTACTTCCACGAATTTGAAGTGTAGAGATCTGAGCTCTAAAGTCAAACTTCGCCGCAAAGCTCATAAGCTACCATTGCAAAAGAAatcatatatatagagagagagagag harbors:
- the LOC131010400 gene encoding ent-kaurene oxidase-like, whose translation is MDTLLSLQAVPVAAAIGGPAVAIGGITLFFIREYVKDQRKKSSSFPPPPKVPGLPVIGNLLQLKEKKPHKTFTKWSEKYGPIYSIKTGASTMIVLNTNDVAKEAMVTKYSSISTRKLSKALTILTSDKSIVAMSDYNEFYKAAKRHLLTSTLGPTAQKRHRVHRDLMINNICDQFLAHAKMYPSEAVNFRKIFQSELFGLSMKQAIGEVVESIYVEDLGTTLSRQEMFKILVVDPMEGAIDVDWRDFFSYLKWIPNQHFENKIQQMHFRREAVMKALIEQQKKRIASGKAINCYLDHLLSEAADTLSEQQILMLLWEAIIEASDTTLVTTEWAMYELSKDQNRQNYLLSEIQNACGFDQLKEEKLCRLPYLAAVFHETLRKHSPVPVVPLRYVHEETQLGGYTIPEGSEIAINIYGCNMDKNVWDSPEEWRPERFVSGKDDTTELHKTMAFGGGKRVCAGALQAMTISCIAIGRLVQELEWRLGDGEEANVDTLGLTTHKLHPLQTIIKPRLRDRVCVS